A genomic region of Planktothrix serta PCC 8927 contains the following coding sequences:
- a CDS encoding GspE/PulE family protein: MTNTSQRRALVVQSTTPFGNKLIQSGYINPEQLQQALKTSRAGQPLTEVLESMTGRPLPPDLARQYKKQQLFELRVIHGVEAYDPEIEPMTNEELETILHTLETSLETCKRHRFIPLRTLESDPTSVLIAMVDPDNLNALEELRNQILRPKQLKLQRRVITQEDYDQIISAYSNEDVKRKAAEAAKREQEKLEFTAGDFETTDLEEVGDDGIGMDLSEEIEQAETAPVIKAVNVILAKALSEGVSDIHVEPQEHEMRVRMRRDGVLEEYYKFPKKVIPAITSRFKILAEMDIAERRQAQDGRIRRKFRGRTIDFRVNSLPSRYGEKIVLRILDSSSTQLGLDKLITDQETLALVRETASRPFGLILVTGPTGSGKSTSLYSVLAERNDPAINISTAEDPIEYALPGITQCQVIREKNLTFANILRAFLRQDPDVLLVGETRDLETAKTSIEAALTGHLVLTTLHTNDAAGAIARLDEMGVEPFMVSAALLGILAQRLMRRVCGECRVPYTPTSEELGRYGLSTSQEVDITFYKANTIPLEQRKHLADAGQLCKKCNGLGYKGRVGVYEFLKVTERLQTLITKGAPTEQIKEAAVEEGMKTILAYSLQLVREGYTTFEEVERVTFTDSGLEAELKAKRKQGLTCKSCVAELKPEWLDCPYCMTPRFIG, from the coding sequence ATGACGAACACATCCCAAAGACGCGCCCTGGTTGTTCAAAGTACCACTCCCTTTGGCAACAAATTAATTCAATCAGGCTATATTAATCCAGAGCAACTTCAGCAAGCTCTCAAAACCAGCCGAGCCGGTCAGCCTCTGACAGAAGTTTTGGAATCGATGACGGGTCGCCCCCTTCCTCCTGACTTGGCACGTCAGTATAAAAAACAACAGCTATTTGAATTGAGAGTGATTCATGGGGTCGAAGCTTATGATCCTGAAATCGAACCGATGACGAATGAAGAACTCGAAACCATACTGCATACCCTGGAAACCAGTTTAGAAACCTGCAAACGCCATCGCTTTATTCCCTTACGCACCCTGGAAAGTGACCCCACTTCTGTGTTGATTGCAATGGTTGACCCCGACAACCTGAATGCGTTGGAGGAGTTAAGAAACCAAATTTTGCGACCCAAGCAGTTGAAGTTACAACGGCGGGTGATTACTCAGGAAGATTACGATCAAATTATCTCCGCCTATAGTAATGAAGATGTTAAACGCAAAGCGGCTGAAGCTGCCAAACGCGAACAAGAGAAATTAGAGTTTACCGCCGGAGATTTTGAAACGACGGATCTCGAAGAAGTGGGCGATGATGGCATCGGGATGGATTTGTCGGAGGAAATCGAACAAGCCGAAACCGCCCCGGTGATTAAGGCTGTGAACGTGATTTTAGCCAAAGCTCTCTCAGAAGGAGTGTCTGATATTCACGTTGAACCCCAAGAACATGAGATGCGGGTGCGGATGCGTCGAGATGGGGTGTTGGAGGAATATTATAAGTTTCCTAAAAAGGTGATTCCCGCTATTACCTCCCGGTTTAAAATTCTGGCGGAAATGGATATCGCCGAACGTCGTCAAGCCCAAGATGGCCGGATTCGCCGGAAGTTTCGAGGACGGACGATAGATTTTCGGGTGAATAGTCTCCCCAGTCGCTACGGGGAAAAAATTGTTTTGCGGATTTTGGATAGTTCCTCCACCCAATTAGGCTTAGATAAATTAATTACTGATCAAGAAACCTTAGCCTTAGTTCGAGAAACTGCTTCTCGACCCTTTGGTTTGATTTTGGTCACCGGGCCAACGGGTTCAGGAAAATCCACCTCCCTGTATTCGGTTTTAGCCGAACGAAATGATCCAGCGATTAATATTAGTACGGCTGAAGATCCGATTGAATATGCTTTACCAGGAATTACCCAATGTCAGGTAATTCGGGAGAAAAATTTAACCTTTGCTAATATTTTACGCGCGTTTTTACGACAAGATCCTGATGTTTTACTGGTGGGGGAAACGCGGGATTTAGAAACTGCAAAAACCTCTATTGAAGCGGCATTAACCGGACACTTAGTATTAACGACTTTACACACTAACGACGCGGCGGGTGCGATCGCCCGTTTGGATGAAATGGGGGTAGAACCGTTTATGGTGTCCGCCGCCTTATTAGGGATTCTCGCCCAACGTCTAATGCGTCGCGTTTGTGGCGAGTGTCGGGTTCCCTATACCCCCACCAGTGAAGAACTAGGTCGCTATGGGTTGTCCACTTCCCAAGAAGTGGATATTACCTTCTATAAAGCCAATACCATTCCTCTTGAACAACGCAAGCATTTGGCTGATGCGGGTCAATTGTGTAAAAAATGTAATGGACTTGGTTATAAAGGTCGGGTTGGGGTCTACGAATTCTTAAAAGTGACTGAAAGACTGCAAACCCTAATTACCAAAGGCGCACCCACCGAACAAATTAAGGAAGCGGCCGTTGAAGAAGGGATGAAAACCATTCTAGCCTATAGTTTGCAGCTAGTCCGTGAAGGCTATACCACCTTTGAAGAAGTGGAGCGGGTGACGTTTACAGACTCCGGTTTAGAAGCTGAACTCAAAGCCAAACGCAAACAAGGCTTAACCTGTAAGAGTTGCGTAGCGGAATTAAAACCCGAATGGTTAGATTGTCCCTATTGTATGACCCCACGCTTTATCGGCTAA
- a CDS encoding type IV pilus twitching motility protein PilT — translation MAGLMIEDALESLVEQGGSDIHIQAGAPIFFRISGKLTPQPQFGETLSAEEVQALIYQMLNNMQRKQLEQEWELDCAYGVRGLARFRVNVYRERGCWAACLRALASKIPNADKLGVPQVIRDMTERPRGMVLVTGQTGSGKTTTMAALLDLINRTRSEHILTVEDPIEYVFPNIKSLFHQRQKGEDTKSFANALKAALREDPDIILVGEMRDLETIGLAISAAETGHLVFGTLHTNSAAATVDRMLDVFPPIQQPQVRSQLSGSLVGVCSQNLVPAIGGGRRACIEIMLNTPAMANLIREGKTAQIYSQIQMGAKLGMQTMEMALARLYTEGQITWESAMSKSSKPDELERLIGPAPSATKGQKARA, via the coding sequence ATGGCGGGATTAATGATTGAAGACGCATTAGAGTCTTTAGTCGAGCAGGGTGGGTCTGATATTCATATTCAAGCAGGTGCGCCTATCTTTTTCCGAATTAGTGGGAAGTTGACACCTCAGCCTCAATTTGGGGAAACCCTATCAGCCGAAGAGGTGCAAGCTCTAATCTATCAAATGCTCAATAATATGCAGCGCAAGCAGTTAGAGCAGGAGTGGGAATTAGATTGTGCTTATGGGGTACGGGGACTGGCACGATTTCGGGTGAATGTCTATCGAGAACGGGGGTGTTGGGCTGCTTGTTTACGAGCGTTAGCCTCTAAAATTCCCAATGCGGATAAATTAGGCGTTCCCCAAGTGATTCGGGATATGACCGAACGCCCTCGTGGGATGGTGTTGGTGACGGGTCAAACGGGTTCGGGTAAAACCACAACCATGGCGGCTTTGTTAGACTTAATTAATCGGACTCGCTCCGAACATATTCTCACGGTGGAAGATCCAATTGAATATGTGTTTCCCAATATTAAAAGTTTGTTCCACCAACGGCAAAAGGGAGAAGATACAAAAAGTTTTGCTAATGCTCTAAAAGCAGCATTACGCGAAGACCCGGATATTATTCTGGTGGGGGAAATGCGGGACTTAGAAACCATTGGTCTAGCGATTTCCGCAGCAGAAACCGGTCACTTAGTTTTTGGAACCCTGCACACAAACTCGGCTGCGGCGACGGTAGACCGGATGTTAGACGTATTTCCACCGATTCAACAACCCCAAGTCCGATCACAGTTATCCGGTTCACTGGTGGGGGTTTGTAGTCAAAACTTAGTTCCTGCCATTGGGGGGGGGCGTCGGGCTTGCATCGAAATCATGCTGAACACTCCGGCTATGGCTAACCTAATTCGGGAGGGAAAAACCGCTCAAATTTACTCCCAAATTCAAATGGGGGCAAAATTGGGAATGCAAACGATGGAAATGGCTTTAGCAAGACTCTATACTGAGGGTCAAATCACTTGGGAATCAGCGATGAGTAAATCGTCTAAACCCGATGAATTAGAACGTTTAATTGGCCCCGCTCCCTCAGCTACTAAGGGACAAAAGGCAAGAGCATAG
- a CDS encoding type II secretion system F family protein, giving the protein MAGSVVRSQVRNRGFDFKRIEESISIALASITVKDLAIFARQFASMFNAGIAMARCLSVLSEQCSNAKLKNALTSIRADVEEGTELSVAMRKFPDIFDQLFISMVSAGETGGVLDEVLERLAVMMEKNHKTQAEIKSAMSYPKTVFFIAITIFFGMTTFLLPTFAKVFQDIGAELPMFTQIMLNISAFCRTWPPIPQALVIGTIIGLLTAYKIAYKTPAGRMFFDKLFLKLPIFGNLIQISAVARFCTIFGSLTRSGVPIMNSLEIVEEVAGNAAIASAIHHARDSIQQGGLISLALQEGNVFPALAIQMIAIGEESGELDKMLMKVGAFYETEVEEAVKGLTSMLEPLMIVMVAGIVGSILLSMYLPMFAVFEKIG; this is encoded by the coding sequence ATGGCAGGGAGTGTAGTTCGGAGTCAAGTCAGAAACCGGGGTTTCGACTTCAAACGAATTGAAGAAAGTATTAGTATTGCCCTCGCAAGTATTACCGTTAAGGACTTGGCGATTTTTGCTCGTCAGTTTGCGTCTATGTTTAACGCCGGAATTGCGATGGCGAGATGTTTGAGTGTATTAAGTGAACAATGTAGTAATGCTAAGTTAAAAAATGCCTTGACTTCTATTCGGGCTGATGTGGAAGAAGGAACAGAACTTTCCGTAGCAATGCGGAAATTTCCTGATATTTTTGATCAGCTTTTTATTAGTATGGTGTCGGCGGGAGAAACTGGGGGGGTGTTAGATGAAGTTTTAGAACGGCTGGCGGTGATGATGGAAAAAAACCACAAAACCCAAGCTGAAATTAAGTCCGCTATGTCCTATCCCAAAACGGTGTTCTTTATTGCTATTACGATCTTTTTTGGGATGACAACTTTTTTACTCCCCACCTTTGCTAAGGTGTTTCAGGATATTGGGGCAGAACTGCCAATGTTTACGCAGATTATGCTCAATATTAGTGCTTTTTGTAGAACTTGGCCGCCCATTCCTCAAGCCCTTGTAATTGGAACGATAATCGGGTTATTGACAGCCTATAAAATTGCTTATAAAACTCCTGCGGGAAGAATGTTTTTTGATAAGCTATTTTTGAAGCTACCAATTTTTGGAAATCTGATTCAAATTTCTGCTGTAGCGCGGTTTTGTACAATTTTTGGGAGTTTAACTCGGTCTGGGGTTCCGATTATGAATTCCCTGGAAATTGTGGAAGAGGTGGCGGGAAATGCTGCGATCGCTTCAGCAATTCACCATGCCAGAGATTCTATTCAACAAGGCGGTTTAATTAGTTTAGCCTTACAGGAAGGAAATGTATTTCCAGCTTTGGCAATTCAAATGATTGCGATTGGGGAAGAATCGGGGGAACTTGATAAAATGTTGATGAAGGTGGGCGCGTTCTATGAAACGGAAGTGGAAGAAGCGGTAAAAGGGCTCACCAGTATGTTAGAACCTCTGATGATTGTGATGGTGGCTGGAATTGTGGGTTCAATTTTGTTATCGATGTATTTACCCATGTTTGCTGTATTTGAAAAAATTGGTTAA
- the hisA gene encoding 1-(5-phosphoribosyl)-5-[(5-phosphoribosylamino)methylideneamino]imidazole-4-carboxamide isomerase, translating to MNIIPAIDLLDGRCVRLYQGDYNQAQTFNDDPIAVAQDWVEQGATRLHLVDLDGAKTGQPTNYHVIEAIANTINIPVQVGGGLRTRENVVSLLNLGVERAILGTIAVEKPQLVADLCAEFPGQIAVGIDARNGKVATKGWLETSEVLATDLAEQMAQLGAVAIIYTDIHRDGTLTGPNLEALREIANVVSIPVIASGGVSSITDLLSLLSLEPLGVNDVIVGRALYTGDIILKEAIQAVGQGRWQDVPLDLGNSAFA from the coding sequence ATGAATATTATCCCTGCTATTGATTTATTAGACGGACGTTGTGTGCGGTTATATCAAGGAGATTATAACCAAGCTCAAACTTTCAATGATGACCCGATTGCGGTTGCTCAAGATTGGGTTGAACAAGGCGCAACTCGGCTGCATTTAGTGGATTTAGATGGAGCAAAAACCGGACAACCGACAAATTATCACGTTATTGAAGCGATCGCCAATACCATTAATATTCCGGTACAAGTTGGGGGAGGATTACGCACCCGTGAAAACGTAGTTTCCTTATTAAATTTAGGCGTAGAACGGGCAATTTTAGGAACCATTGCTGTTGAAAAACCCCAATTAGTTGCGGATTTATGTGCAGAATTTCCGGGTCAGATTGCCGTGGGAATTGATGCCAGAAATGGCAAAGTTGCTACCAAAGGATGGTTAGAAACTTCGGAAGTTTTAGCGACTGATTTAGCGGAACAAATGGCACAGTTAGGCGCTGTGGCGATTATTTATACCGATATTCATCGAGATGGAACCCTGACGGGGCCAAATCTTGAGGCTTTACGAGAAATTGCCAATGTTGTTTCGATTCCGGTTATTGCTTCTGGAGGAGTCAGTTCAATTACGGATTTATTAAGTTTATTATCCCTGGAACCATTAGGTGTAAATGATGTGATTGTTGGACGTGCTCTCTATACCGGGGATATTATTTTAAAAGAAGCAATTCAAGCCGTCGGTCAAGGACGATGGCAAGATGTTCCCTTGGATTTAGGAAACTCTGCATTTGCTTAA
- a CDS encoding two-component system response regulator, which produces MNNSLKPKHKILIIDDNPINVELLFEYLNYAGFEVWKALDGKSGLEIITQNTPDLILLDVMIPDLDGFEICTRLKANPAYAEIPIIFTTALAESQQKVKGLNLGAVDYITKPFDQREILARINLHLRLHTLNSQLKQEIHEKKQVEQALNQLNLELENRVEERTSQLQNTLQELQQAQQKLLEREQQLHHKAYHDLLTGLPNRAWCIHQLKTLIAQAKSDSNYRYAVLFLDLDRFNVVNDSLGHLLGDQLLQQVAQRLQSCLTSDLQIARLGGDEFVILIENITDDQEVITIAHQILDLLSPVFKLNQYEVYTGVSIGITFSDFGYDYPEDILRDVDVAMYSAKANGKGCYQLLTSELQQKAMSRLQLENDLRRAIQNQEFSLYYQPILSLPNSNKLGFEALIRWHHPKKGMIPPDQFIPVAEETGLIIELGLWVIKTALNQISIWQEKFPCFSEIAINVNVSPQQLMIASFSEQVQDLLSDFNIKSHQIKFEITESSLLRTGSHYIEVLKRLKSLGIQFCIDDFGMGYSSLSRLHEFPIDTLKIDRSFIRRIGSNQGEIELIRTIITLAHGLGMDVVAEGIETKSQLNQLSLLGCEWGQGFLFSKPLNSVDATQYIAALLTTPRKQERVKALLM; this is translated from the coding sequence ATGAATAATTCACTAAAACCCAAACACAAAATTTTAATTATTGATGATAATCCTATCAATGTTGAGTTGTTGTTTGAGTATCTTAATTACGCTGGTTTTGAAGTCTGGAAAGCCTTAGATGGGAAAAGTGGTCTGGAAATTATCACCCAAAACACTCCAGATTTGATATTATTAGATGTGATGATACCTGATTTGGATGGATTTGAGATTTGCACTCGTTTAAAAGCTAATCCTGCCTACGCTGAAATCCCGATTATTTTCACAACAGCCTTAGCTGAATCCCAACAAAAAGTTAAAGGATTAAACTTAGGAGCCGTAGATTATATTACCAAGCCATTTGATCAAAGAGAGATTTTAGCCCGGATTAATCTACATTTAAGGCTTCATACCTTAAACTCTCAATTAAAGCAGGAAATTCATGAAAAAAAACAAGTAGAACAAGCTTTAAATCAGCTAAATCTGGAATTAGAAAACCGAGTAGAAGAACGAACCTCTCAACTGCAAAATACCTTACAGGAATTACAACAAGCTCAACAAAAATTATTAGAACGGGAACAACAATTACACCATAAAGCCTATCACGATCTGCTTACAGGACTCCCAAATCGCGCTTGGTGTATTCATCAGCTTAAAACCTTAATTGCACAGGCTAAATCCGATTCCAATTATCGCTACGCGGTCTTATTTTTAGACTTAGACCGCTTCAATGTCGTCAATGATAGTTTAGGTCATTTATTAGGGGATCAACTGTTACAACAGGTGGCTCAACGATTACAATCTTGTTTAACCTCTGATCTTCAAATTGCTCGTTTAGGGGGAGATGAGTTTGTGATTCTGATAGAAAATATCACCGATGATCAGGAAGTTATTACCATTGCTCATCAGATTTTAGACCTGTTAAGCCCTGTGTTTAAATTAAATCAATATGAAGTGTATACGGGGGTAAGTATTGGGATTACATTCAGCGATTTTGGATATGATTACCCCGAAGATATTTTACGAGATGTAGATGTGGCGATGTATTCTGCCAAAGCCAATGGCAAAGGCTGTTATCAACTGTTAACCAGTGAATTGCAACAAAAAGCCATGAGTCGTTTGCAGTTAGAAAATGATCTCAGACGTGCGATTCAAAATCAAGAATTTTCTCTCTATTATCAACCGATTCTTTCCCTTCCTAATTCCAATAAATTAGGGTTTGAAGCCTTAATTCGTTGGCATCATCCCAAAAAAGGAATGATTCCCCCGGATCAATTTATTCCGGTTGCTGAAGAAACCGGATTAATTATTGAGTTGGGATTATGGGTAATCAAAACAGCCTTAAATCAAATCTCAATTTGGCAGGAAAAATTCCCCTGTTTCTCAGAAATTGCCATCAATGTTAATGTTTCACCTCAACAATTGATGATTGCTTCTTTTTCTGAACAAGTCCAAGATCTGTTATCGGATTTTAACATTAAAAGTCATCAAATCAAATTTGAGATTACAGAAAGCTCGTTGCTAAGAACGGGATCTCATTACATCGAAGTCCTAAAACGCTTAAAAAGCTTAGGGATTCAATTCTGTATTGATGATTTTGGCATGGGATATTCCTCTCTAAGTCGTCTGCATGAATTTCCCATTGATACTTTAAAAATTGATCGCTCTTTTATTCGTCGAATTGGTTCCAATCAGGGGGAAATTGAGTTAATTAGAACCATTATTACCTTAGCGCATGGATTAGGAATGGATGTTGTCGCTGAAGGAATTGAAACAAAATCTCAACTGAATCAACTATCATTGTTAGGGTGTGAATGGGGACAAGGATTTTTATTTTCAAAACCCTTAAATTCAGTCGATGCGACTCAATATATTGCCGCGTTATTAACCACTCCAAGGAAACAAGAACGGGTTAAAGCTTTGCTAATGTAA
- a CDS encoding NAD(P)/FAD-dependent oxidoreductase, which yields MSTYDWIVVGAGITGSALSYELAKKGFKVLLLDPNPLSDSATRYSYGGLAYWSGTTELTRTLCEEGRQRHLILSEELGINTELRELDLILPFNSPDDREILTQKYRYFATPPKFITIQEACELEPLLNPNAISGAFTVRHGQISPEHLNTGYIQGFKRWGGTLILDQVLQINPIGNQAVNVTTRLGQYQAEKIAICAGGFSRQLLKNAGISIPIYFTHTEILETPPVDLKLRTIVMSAAMERFQLEAKATQRDLERLWEKPGHELTPFILDKSAAQLLDGRIRMGQPSRALSDVNAAVNLLESETLIRQEIAKILPALANLPTTCYHCLVAFSSDSLPLMGAIANFDKIHIFSGFSNPLVFIPPLAQRFADFITGKSDPIITQLSPSRSMKSIR from the coding sequence ATGAGCACTTACGATTGGATTGTAGTTGGGGCTGGAATTACGGGTTCTGCACTCAGTTATGAATTAGCTAAAAAAGGATTTAAGGTACTTTTATTAGATCCAAATCCGCTATCAGATAGTGCAACTCGTTATAGTTATGGAGGTTTAGCTTATTGGTCAGGGACAACAGAACTGACCCGAACTTTATGTGAAGAAGGACGCCAACGCCATCTAATTTTATCAGAAGAATTAGGGATAAATACAGAACTTAGAGAATTAGATTTAATTTTGCCCTTTAATAGTCCTGATGATCGGGAAATTTTAACTCAAAAGTATCGCTATTTTGCCACACCCCCTAAGTTTATCACGATTCAAGAAGCCTGTGAATTAGAACCCCTATTAAATCCTAATGCCATAAGCGGAGCTTTTACAGTTCGTCATGGTCAAATTTCTCCCGAACATCTGAATACAGGATATATTCAAGGGTTTAAACGTTGGGGTGGAACTCTGATTTTAGATCAAGTTTTACAGATTAATCCTATTGGAAATCAAGCCGTTAATGTTACGACTCGTTTAGGACAATATCAAGCTGAAAAAATAGCAATTTGTGCGGGGGGGTTTAGTCGTCAGTTATTAAAAAATGCGGGAATTTCGATTCCTATCTATTTTACCCATACTGAAATTTTGGAAACTCCACCCGTCGATTTAAAATTAAGAACAATTGTGATGTCGGCGGCGATGGAACGCTTCCAACTTGAAGCCAAAGCAACTCAACGAGATTTAGAACGTTTATGGGAGAAACCCGGTCACGAGTTAACGCCATTCATTTTAGATAAAAGTGCAGCACAGTTGCTCGATGGTCGGATTAGAATGGGTCAACCCTCTCGTGCTTTAAGCGATGTTAACGCTGCGGTGAATCTGCTTGAAAGTGAAACCTTGATTCGTCAAGAAATTGCTAAAATTTTACCAGCATTAGCAAATTTACCGACAACTTGCTATCATTGTTTAGTAGCCTTTAGTTCCGACAGTTTACCCTTAATGGGCGCTATTGCGAACTTTGATAAAATCCATATCTTTTCAGGGTTTAGTAATCCTTTAGTCTTTATTCCCCCTTTAGCTCAACGATTTGCCGATTTCATCACCGGAAAATCCGATCCGATCATCACACAATTGTCCCCTTCTCGTTCTATGAAATCGATCAGGTAA
- a CDS encoding cytochrome b/b6 domain-containing protein codes for MPKSQPYQPLFLRLSHALNAFLVLGALITGFLVYDSYDRRFGGLALTEEKRSLIDIHGTFGFFLLFVYIIFALYSLIAERKRLIQGNTLQTLTQINKPVWWYTLLRISNTLALIAAAFSVISGKFQQENWLPNGEFNHLWYFVHLIAWVIILFSILLHVLMVAKVGGVPLIISMFNIHYKPQDHPKLWLQNIRDWFNQFLHK; via the coding sequence ATGCCTAAATCACAACCCTATCAACCTCTATTTTTAAGACTTTCTCACGCTTTAAATGCGTTTTTAGTTTTAGGTGCTTTAATTACTGGATTTTTAGTCTATGACAGTTATGACCGACGTTTTGGAGGGTTAGCACTAACCGAAGAAAAGCGCAGTTTAATTGATATTCATGGAACCTTTGGATTTTTCTTATTGTTTGTCTATATTATTTTTGCTCTTTATAGTTTAATAGCAGAAAGAAAACGGTTAATTCAAGGAAACACCCTACAAACATTAACTCAAATTAATAAACCTGTATGGTGGTATACCCTTCTTCGCATCAGCAATACTCTCGCGTTAATCGCAGCAGCATTCTCTGTTATTTCTGGCAAATTTCAGCAAGAAAATTGGCTTCCCAATGGAGAATTTAATCATCTGTGGTATTTCGTCCATTTAATAGCTTGGGTGATTATTCTATTTTCAATTTTACTTCATGTTTTAATGGTTGCTAAAGTGGGAGGTGTCCCTTTAATTATTTCTATGTTTAATATTCACTATAAACCTCAAGATCATCCTAAATTATGGTTGCAAAATATTCGAGATTGGTTTAACCAGTTTTTACATAAATAG
- a CDS encoding S1 family peptidase yields MVNPSRIPQQLKTLTSMDSYLMILPILVFSKLFLNSPSLEILSTNSIVFPVKSESFCWEASCQVCTPKQLQQIAQNITVKILSGSAWGSGILVRRQGNIYTVLTNQHILTPSDPPYSIQTPDGKIYSAHPISNFKFSGEDLALLQFESETRIYAIANLQTSPKIQPGDKVFGAGFPWLDESQSPSAIEINNTPVIPKNYFNSSILSKPFPSKFSRLNDPEFLPKLGFHLTRGRVSLLSEKAIQQGYQIGYTNPIQKGMSGGPLLNLQGKVIGINGMHAYPLWGDPYIYQDGSLPSPELREKMVQLAFAIPIERVTASLSELNQLSVSVALSSPTSIVEQQLSEAINIINYPDFDYFPINNICKN; encoded by the coding sequence ATGGTTAATCCCTCTCGAATTCCTCAACAACTAAAAACTCTAACAAGTATGGATAGTTATTTGATGATTCTGCCCATACTTGTTTTTTCTAAATTGTTTTTGAATTCCCCATCTTTAGAGATTTTATCTACAAATTCAATAGTTTTTCCTGTCAAATCAGAGTCTTTTTGTTGGGAAGCTTCCTGTCAAGTTTGTACCCCCAAACAACTGCAACAAATTGCTCAAAATATTACGGTTAAAATTTTATCAGGTTCGGCTTGGGGGTCAGGAATTCTAGTCAGGAGACAGGGAAATATTTACACGGTTTTAACCAATCAACATATTTTAACCCCTAGTGATCCGCCCTATTCTATTCAAACTCCTGATGGTAAAATATATTCGGCTCATCCAATTTCAAATTTTAAGTTTTCAGGAGAGGATTTAGCATTATTACAATTTGAAAGTGAAACTCGGATTTATGCGATCGCTAACCTACAAACCTCTCCTAAAATTCAACCAGGAGACAAGGTATTTGGGGCAGGTTTTCCCTGGTTAGATGAGTCTCAATCTCCATCTGCTATAGAAATTAACAATACACCCGTAATTCCGAAAAATTATTTTAATTCATCGATTCTCTCCAAGCCATTTCCGTCTAAATTTTCTCGACTCAATGACCCTGAATTTTTACCAAAATTAGGCTTTCATTTAACACGAGGTCGTGTTTCCTTATTATCTGAAAAAGCAATTCAACAAGGGTATCAAATTGGTTATACAAATCCCATTCAAAAAGGCATGAGTGGGGGGCCATTATTAAATCTACAAGGAAAAGTTATTGGGATTAATGGGATGCACGCCTATCCTCTTTGGGGAGATCCTTATATTTATCAAGATGGTTCGTTACCGAGTCCTGAATTACGAGAAAAAATGGTTCAATTAGCCTTTGCAATTCCCATTGAACGAGTTACTGCATCCCTATCTGAATTAAATCAACTTTCAGTTTCAGTTGCATTATCTTCACCAACATCTATAGTAGAACAACAATTATCTGAAGCAATTAATATTATCAATTACCCCGATTTTGATTATTTTCCAATAAACAATATTTGCAAAAATTAA
- a CDS encoding COP23 domain-containing protein produces the protein MKNSIFLKSLQMSAIAFSTSVALTSVSQGRELPANSSCDFGNWNRCQPSRVEIPNYQYAERVRQQFYCGVSSDGIPTTFVKNSRGTFPVIRWVSRIFDDAGYVPETRCRQVSSKFQQFQERGLLNYVTTGRVNQQPVICVSNSQDGPCLGVLFTLKPYQNANRTLQQLFDLRANASAGPLEESQGRLYLDLNQYIEEQGSISATDSVRLD, from the coding sequence ATGAAAAACTCAATTTTTCTCAAAAGTTTACAGATGAGCGCGATCGCTTTTAGCACATCTGTTGCTTTGACTTCTGTGAGTCAAGGACGAGAGTTACCTGCAAATAGTTCCTGCGATTTTGGCAACTGGAATCGCTGTCAACCCAGTCGAGTTGAAATTCCTAATTATCAATATGCTGAACGTGTTAGACAACAGTTTTATTGTGGAGTCAGTTCTGATGGGATTCCGACTACTTTTGTTAAGAATTCACGGGGAACATTTCCTGTAATTCGTTGGGTTTCTCGAATTTTTGATGATGCGGGCTATGTTCCTGAAACTCGCTGTCGCCAAGTGTCTTCAAAATTCCAACAATTTCAGGAACGAGGACTATTAAATTATGTTACCACAGGACGGGTGAATCAACAACCTGTTATCTGTGTTTCTAATAGTCAAGATGGGCCTTGCTTGGGGGTTTTATTCACCTTGAAACCCTATCAAAATGCTAATCGCACCTTACAACAGTTATTTGATCTTCGAGCTAATGCTAGTGCTGGCCCCCTAGAAGAAAGTCAGGGTCGATTGTATTTGGATCTGAATCAATATATTGAGGAGCAAGGAAGTATTTCGGCGACGGATTCGGTTCGATTGGATTAA